CATAGGGAGTTTTGGACCAAGATAGAGCGAAAAGAGACTTTGAAACGCCGACGTGAAAGTTCCCATTCCTTGAAATAAATAGGAATATTTAGAGCTCTGTTCTCGTGCATAGCCCTAAAAAACTCCAATCGGCTTCTCGTAATCACAAAATAAATTGTTAAGTTTGTCGTCGAAATACGGTGAACGCAAGAGCCTGTGGAAAATAATCGATTCGACATAAGAGAGCAAAAAATTTCGGATACCGAGCGTGAGTTCGAGAAAGCTCTGCGTCCGTTGGCATTCGACGATTTTAACGGACAGGAGAAAATTATAGAGAACCTACGGGTTTTCGTCATGGCGGCGCGGATGCGCCAAGAGCCGCTCGATCATGTATTGTTGCATGGCCCTCCCGGATTGGGGAAGACCACACTCGCCAATATCGTGGCTAACGAGTTGGGGGTGGGTTTCAAAATAACGTCGGGACCGGTACTCGACAAGCCCGGTGATTTAGCTGGATTGTTGACTTCGTTGGAGGAAAACGATGTGTTGTTTATCGATGAGATTCATCGTCTGAGTCCGGTAGTGGAGGAATATCTTTACTCGGCGATGGAAGATTTCCGTATCGATATTATGATCGACAAAGGGCCGAGCGCGCGTTCCATACAGATAGAATTGAATCCTTTTACGCTGGTGGGTGCGACTACCCGAAGCGGGTTATTGACGAGTCCGTTGCGTGCCCGATTCGGGATAAACTGTCATTTGGAATATTACGATCATGCCGTATTGACTCATATTATAGAGCGGTCGGCCAAGCTGTTGTGTGTGCCTTGTACGCATGAGGCGGCTACCGAGATCGCAATGCGCAGTCGTGGAACGCCTCGTATCGGGAATGCCTTGTTGCGTCGTGTTCGTGATTTTGCCCAAGTGAAAGGGTCGGGGAGTATCGATTTGGAGATAGCACGGTATTCTTTGGAAGCGTTGAACATCGATAAATACGGGCTCGACGAGATCGACAATAAGATACTTTCGGTCATTATCGATAAATTCAAAGGCGGCCCCGTAGGGTTGACGACTATTGCGACGGCTTTGGGCGAGGATCCCGGAACGTTGGAGGAGGTATATGAACCGTATTTGATTAAAGAGGGATTTATCAAGCGTACGCCCCGGGGACGCGAGGTGACCGATTTGGCTTATACCCATTTGAATCGGCGACGGATTTCGGAGCAGGGTACATTGTTTTAATCACGTATAAGCAGAGACGTATGGCCGGCATGAAGAGTTTGGCGAAAGATACCGCCATATATGGTTTAAGTAGTATATTGGGGCGGTTCTTGAACTGGTGTTTCGTTTTTCTTTATATCAATGTATTGAAAACGACTGCCGAGTATGGCATCGTGACCAATCTGTATGCGTATATGGCTCTTTTGTTGATTATCCTGACTTATGGCATGGAGACCGGTTTTTTCCGGTTTGCCAACGATAAGGAGGAGAAAGAGCCGCAGAGGGTCTATACTACCGGGCTTATTTCGCTGGCGACTACATCGACGTTGTTTTTTGTTCTTGTGTGGGTGTTTATAACACCTCTGTCGAGGTTGTTGGGGTATCCCGAGCATGAGGATTATGTGTTGATGATGGCGGCCATTATAGCCGTCGATGCTTTTACGGCGTTGCCGTTCGCTTACTTGCGTTATCGGCGTCGTCCGATACGGTTCGCTTCGATCAAATTGTTTTCGATATTCCTGAACATAGCATTGAATTTGTTTTTCATTCTGCTTTGTCCGTGGCTGTATGGTATTCACCCCGAGTGGATTTCTTGGTTTTTCGACCCCGATTTTTTGGTGGGATATATATTGGTCTCGAATGTCATCAGTTCGGGAGTTGTATTGTTGGTTTTGTTCCCAGAGATTTTCGGGATACGTTATCGGTTCGACCGGCATTTGTTGTCACGCATGTTGAAATATTCTTTTCCATTATTAATTTTGGGGATCGCCGGTATTATGAACCAAACCTTCGACAAGATGTTTTATCCTCAACTGGCAAGCAATCGCCCGGATGCCATGTCGGAACTCGGCATATACGGTGCGGTTTATAAAATAGCGATCGTGATGGTGATGTTTACACAGGCTTTTCGTTTTGCATACGAACCATTCATTTTTGCCCGAAGTAAAGATGCCGGCGACGGAAATAAAAAGTCGTATTCGGATGCGATGAAGTATTTCATCATATTCGGGTTTTTCATCTTCCTCGCAGTGATGTTTTATATAGACCTCGTGCGGTTCTTTATGCCGGCGACGTATTGTACGGGATTGAAAGTTGTTCCTATTGTCATGCTTGCCGAATTGTTCTTCGGTGTGTTTTTCAATCTTTCTTTGTGGTATAAATTGACCGACCGGACACAATGGGGCGCTTGGTTCTCTTTGTTCGGTTTTGCCATTACGGCGATTATCAACATCGTGGGGGTTCCCCGTTTCGGATATATGGCTTGTGCTTGGGGGGCGTTCGTTTGTTATGCGAGTATGATGTTGGCCTCTTTTTTTATCGGGCAGCGTGTTTACCCGATACGCTATGATTTGAAGTCGGCTTTC
The sequence above is drawn from the Barnesiella intestinihominis YIT 11860 genome and encodes:
- the ruvB gene encoding Holliday junction branch migration DNA helicase RuvB, with amino-acid sequence MENNRFDIREQKISDTEREFEKALRPLAFDDFNGQEKIIENLRVFVMAARMRQEPLDHVLLHGPPGLGKTTLANIVANELGVGFKITSGPVLDKPGDLAGLLTSLEENDVLFIDEIHRLSPVVEEYLYSAMEDFRIDIMIDKGPSARSIQIELNPFTLVGATTRSGLLTSPLRARFGINCHLEYYDHAVLTHIIERSAKLLCVPCTHEAATEIAMRSRGTPRIGNALLRRVRDFAQVKGSGSIDLEIARYSLEALNIDKYGLDEIDNKILSVIIDKFKGGPVGLTTIATALGEDPGTLEEVYEPYLIKEGFIKRTPRGREVTDLAYTHLNRRRISEQGTLF
- a CDS encoding lipopolysaccharide biosynthesis protein produces the protein MAGMKSLAKDTAIYGLSSILGRFLNWCFVFLYINVLKTTAEYGIVTNLYAYMALLLIILTYGMETGFFRFANDKEEKEPQRVYTTGLISLATTSTLFFVLVWVFITPLSRLLGYPEHEDYVLMMAAIIAVDAFTALPFAYLRYRRRPIRFASIKLFSIFLNIALNLFFILLCPWLYGIHPEWISWFFDPDFLVGYILVSNVISSGVVLLVLFPEIFGIRYRFDRHLLSRMLKYSFPLLILGIAGIMNQTFDKMFYPQLASNRPDAMSELGIYGAVYKIAIVMVMFTQAFRFAYEPFIFARSKDAGDGNKKSYSDAMKYFIIFGFFIFLAVMFYIDLVRFFMPATYCTGLKVVPIVMLAELFFGVFFNLSLWYKLTDRTQWGAWFSLFGFAITAIINIVGVPRFGYMACAWGAFVCYASMMLASFFIGQRVYPIRYDLKSAFRYTLLTVVLYAVAMVVPIESLFLRLAFRTLLLGVFLVYLFRHDLPMNEVPGLRRFVSKF